A genome region from Equus caballus isolate H_3958 breed thoroughbred chromosome 19, TB-T2T, whole genome shotgun sequence includes the following:
- the ZNF639 gene encoding zinc finger protein 639: MNEYPKKRKRKTLHPSRYSDSSGISRIADGFNGIFSDHCYSVCSMRQPDLKYFDNKDDDSDTEPSNDLPKFADGIKARNRNQNYLVPSPVLRILDHTAFSTEKSADIEICDEECDSPESVSQQTQEESPLEVHAAEDVPIAAEVHAISEDYDIETENNSSESLQDQTDEEPPAKLCKVLDKSQALNVTAQQKWPLLRANSSGLYKCELCEFNSKYFSDLKQHMILKHKRTDSNVCRVCKESFSTNMLLIEHAKLHEEDPYICKYCDYKTVIFENLSQHIADTHFSDHLYWCEQCDVQFSSSSELYLHFQEHSCDEQYLCQFCEHETNDPEDLHSHVVNEHACKLIELSDKYNNGEHGQYSLLSKITFDKCKNFFVCQVCGFRSRLHTNVNRHVAIEHTKIFPHVCDDCGKGFSSMLEYCKHLNSHLSEGIYLCQYCEYSTGQIEDLKIHLDFKHSADLPHKCSDCLMRFGNERELISHLPVHETT; this comes from the exons ATGAATGAATatcctaagaaaagaaaaaggaagactttACACCCTTCTCGTTATTCAG ATTCCTCTGGAATAAGCAGAATTGCAGATGGATTCAATGGAATTTTTTCTGACCATTGTTATAGTGTCTGTTCTATGAGACAACcagacttaaaatattttgacaacAAAG ATGATGATTCTGACACAGAGCCATCAAATGACTTGCCAAAATTTGCAGATGGAATCAAGGCCAGAAACAGAAATCAGAATTACCTGGTCCCCAGTCCTGTACTTAGGATTCTAGACCACACTGCCTTTTCTACAG aaaaatctgctgataTTGAAATTTGCGATGAAGAGTGTGACTCTCCTGAATCGGTCAGCCAGCAGACTCAAGAGGAGAGCCCTCTGGAGGTTCACGCTGCCGAGGACGTTCCGATTGCTGCAGAAGTGCATGCCATTTCCGAAGACTATgatatagagacagaaaacaactCCTCTGAGAGTCTCCAAGACCAGACTGATGAAGAGCCCCCGGCTAAACTCTGCAAAGTCCTCGACAAGAGCCAGGCCTTGAATGTGACTGCCCAGCAGAAATGGCCTTTACTGAGAGCTAATAGCAGCGGCCTCTATAAATGTGAACTGTGCGAGTTCAACAGCAAATATTTTTCCGATTTAAAGCAGCATATGATCCTGAAGCATAAGCGCACTGATTCAAATGTGTGTCGAGTGTGCAAGGAAAGTTTCTCTACCAACATGCTTCTGATCGAGCACGCCAAACTGCACGAAGAGGATCCCTACATTTGTAAATACTGCGATTATAAGACGGTGATCTTTGAGAACCTCAGCCAGCACATTGCAGACACCCATTTTAGTGACCACCTTTATTGGTGCGAGCAGTGCGATGTGCAGTTCTCCTCAAGCAGTGAACTCTATCTCCATTTCCAGGAGCACAGCTGTGACGAACAGTACTTGTGTCAGTTCTGTGAACATGAGACGAATGACCCAGAAGACTTGCATAGCCATGTGGTAAATGAACATGCATGTAAATTAATAGAGTTAAGTGATAAGTATAACAATGGAGAACACGGACAGTACAGCCTCTTAAGCAAAATTACCTTTGATAAATGTAAAAACTTCTTTGTCTGTCAAGTGTGTGGTTTTCGGAGTAGACTTCATACCAATGTTAACAGGCATGTTGCTATTGAACATACTAAAATTTTTCCTCATGTTTGTGATGACTGTGGGAAAGGCTTTTCAAGTATGCTAGAATATTGCAAACATTTAAATTCACATTTATCTGAAGGCATTTATTTATGTCAATACTGTGAATATTCAACAGGACAAATTGAAGATCTTAAAATTCATCTAGATTTCAAGCATTCGGCTGACTTACCTCATAAATGTAGTGACTGCTTGATGAGGTTTGGAAATGAAAGGGAGTTAATAAGTCACCTTCCAGTCCATGAGACAACTTGA